A single Anaerolineales bacterium DNA region contains:
- a CDS encoding site-specific DNA-methyltransferase translates to MNADADRKPRRRRTRTSAFGAPGRISHDARRFYGSRLYPAGLPSASAGQEQPLPPAQRDRLHLKSSEEMSELPDNSIQLMVTSPPYNAGKEYDRDLSLEEYLALLERVLRETYRVLSSGGRACVNVANLGRKPYIPLHTYIVQLMQEIGYHMRGEIIWNKASSAGPSTAWGSWRSATNPVLRDVHEYILVFSKDTFMRSGRGHRSTIGRDEFLAWTKSVWTMPAVSARKVGHPAPFPEELPRRLIELFTFVGDTVLDPFCGSGTTCLAARALSRHYVGYEIHPEYLYLAQERLAQQA, encoded by the coding sequence GTGAACGCCGACGCCGACCGCAAACCCCGGCGCAGACGTACCCGAACCAGCGCCTTCGGCGCTCCCGGCCGAATCAGCCATGACGCCCGCCGTTTCTACGGCTCGCGGCTGTACCCGGCCGGCCTGCCGTCGGCCAGCGCCGGGCAGGAGCAGCCCCTTCCGCCGGCACAGCGAGATCGCCTGCATCTCAAGTCATCGGAGGAGATGAGCGAGCTGCCCGACAATTCGATCCAGCTGATGGTGACTTCACCGCCGTACAATGCCGGGAAGGAATACGACCGGGACCTTTCGCTCGAGGAGTACCTGGCTCTTCTCGAGCGCGTCCTCCGGGAGACATACCGGGTGCTGTCCTCCGGCGGCCGGGCGTGCGTGAATGTGGCCAACCTAGGCCGCAAGCCTTACATCCCCTTGCACACCTACATCGTCCAACTGATGCAGGAGATCGGGTACCACATGCGAGGGGAAATCATCTGGAACAAGGCCTCGAGCGCCGGGCCGAGCACGGCCTGGGGCTCCTGGCGGTCCGCGACCAACCCGGTTTTACGCGATGTGCACGAGTACATCCTGGTGTTCTCCAAGGACACCTTCATGAGAAGCGGGCGCGGCCATCGGAGCACGATTGGCCGTGACGAGTTCCTGGCCTGGACAAAAAGCGTGTGGACGATGCCGGCCGTCTCCGCCCGAAAGGTGGGCCACCCGGCGCCGTTTCCGGAAGAGCTGCCGCGCCGACTGATCGAGCTGTTCACGTTTGTGGGCGACACCGTGCTCGACCCGTTCTGCGGCTCGGGGACGACCTGCCTGGCGGCACGCGCCCTGTCGCGCCACTACGTGGGCTACGAAATCCACCCGGAATACCTGTACCTGGCTCAAGAGCGCCTGGCCCAGCAGGCGTAA